Proteins encoded in a region of the Neoarius graeffei isolate fNeoGra1 chromosome 3, fNeoGra1.pri, whole genome shotgun sequence genome:
- the ccm2 gene encoding cerebral cavernous malformations protein 2 homolog isoform X1, giving the protein MGDDEKKIKKPGIVSPFKRVFLKGEKGRDKKAQEKCAERRALHTFSLSVPDHRIDPDILLNDYIEKEVKYLGQLTSVPGYLNPSSRTEVLQLIDNARKSHQLAGQLTSEQDAVVSLSAYNVKLVWRDGEDIILRVPIHDIAAVSYIRDDSLHLVILKTAQEPGGSPCPSTCPELSKSPTLSSLSESGAVEVCCLLVLAVENKAAAEELCLLLSQVFQIVYTESTIDFLDRTIDFLDGATTPTRHLSLYSDDSSSKDVKEPFEGGPGTFSFQNSETAGHSPCSSPSSTPASPQDKTASESELSTTAAELLQDYMTTLRTKLSSQEIQQFATHLHEYRNGASIHEFCINLRQLYGDSRKFLLLGLRPFIPEKDSQHFENFLETIGVKDGRGIITDSFGRYRRTASSASDSTTNGNGAAGGSDEGTVSSEGDEWDRMISDISNDIEALGCSMDQDGVSP; this is encoded by the exons CCGGGTATCGTGTCTCCGTTTAAGCGTGTGTTTCtgaagggggagaaagggagggataAGAAAGCTCAGGAGAAGTGCGCTGAACGACGGGCTCTTCACACCTTTTCGCTCTCCGTCCCTGACCACCGGATTGACCCAGACATCCTGCTCAACGATTACATCGAGAAAGAGGTCAAG TATCTGGGGCAGCTGACCTCCGTCCCAGGATACCTTAATCCCtccagccgcactgaggttttgcAGCTGATTGACAATGCCAGG AAGTCTCACCAGCTGGCAGGTCAGCTGACATCGGAGCAAGATGCCGTGGTCAGCCTGTCCGCATACAACGTCAAACTGGTGTGGCGTGATGGAGAGGACATCATCTTGAGAGTACCCATCCATGACATCGCTGCTGTTTCCTACATTCGAGATGACTCCCTTCACCTGGTGATTTTGAAAACAG cccaaGAACCTGGAGGCTCGCCTTGTCCCAGCACATGTCCGGAGCTGTCGAAGTCACCTACTCTGAGCTCTTTGTCCGAGAGTGGAGCTGTGGAAGTCTGCTGCCTGCTCGTGCTGGCCGTCGAGAACAAG GCAGCAGCAGAGGAGCTCTGTTTGCTCCTGAGTCAGGTCTTCCAGATAGTCTACACAGAATCTACCATCGACTTCCTGGACAGGACCATCGACTTTCTTGACGGAGCTACAACGCCCACTCGACATCTCTCCCTCTATAGCG ATGACTCCTCAAGCAAGGATGTTAAAGAGCCTTTTGAAGGAGGTCCAGGCACCTt CTCGTTTCAGAACTCGGAGACAGCAGGACATTCTCCGTGTTCATCACCATCATCCACACCAGCATCACCACAGGACAAAACAGCCAGCGAGAGTGAACTAAGCACAACAGCAGCAGAACTGCTCCAGGACTACATgaccacg TTGAGAACAAAATTGTCCTCTCAGGAGATTCAGCAGTTTGCCACGCACTTGCATGAGTACAGAAACGGTGCCTCCATTCATGAGTTCTGTATCAACCTGAGACAGCTCTATGGAGACAGCAGGAAGTTCCTCCTCCTCG GTCTTAGGCCCTTCATCCCAGAGAAGGACAGTCAGCACTTTGAGAACTTCTTGGAAACCATTGGTGTGAAGGATGGCCGCGGCATCATCACGGACAGCTTTGGCCGCTACAGACGTACAGCCAGTTCAGCTTCTGACTCGACCACCAATGGCAATGGGGCAGCAGGCGGGTCGGATGAAGGAACGGTGTCCTCCGAGGGTGATGAGTGGGACCGCATGATCTCAGACATCAGCAACGACATTGAGGCGTTAGGGTGCAGTATGGACCAGGACGGTGTGTCACCCTGA
- the ccm2 gene encoding cerebral cavernous malformations protein 2 homolog isoform X2 encodes METEPGIVSPFKRVFLKGEKGRDKKAQEKCAERRALHTFSLSVPDHRIDPDILLNDYIEKEVKYLGQLTSVPGYLNPSSRTEVLQLIDNARKSHQLAGQLTSEQDAVVSLSAYNVKLVWRDGEDIILRVPIHDIAAVSYIRDDSLHLVILKTAQEPGGSPCPSTCPELSKSPTLSSLSESGAVEVCCLLVLAVENKAAAEELCLLLSQVFQIVYTESTIDFLDRTIDFLDGATTPTRHLSLYSDDSSSKDVKEPFEGGPGTFSFQNSETAGHSPCSSPSSTPASPQDKTASESELSTTAAELLQDYMTTLRTKLSSQEIQQFATHLHEYRNGASIHEFCINLRQLYGDSRKFLLLGLRPFIPEKDSQHFENFLETIGVKDGRGIITDSFGRYRRTASSASDSTTNGNGAAGGSDEGTVSSEGDEWDRMISDISNDIEALGCSMDQDGVSP; translated from the exons ATGGAGACCGAG CCGGGTATCGTGTCTCCGTTTAAGCGTGTGTTTCtgaagggggagaaagggagggataAGAAAGCTCAGGAGAAGTGCGCTGAACGACGGGCTCTTCACACCTTTTCGCTCTCCGTCCCTGACCACCGGATTGACCCAGACATCCTGCTCAACGATTACATCGAGAAAGAGGTCAAG TATCTGGGGCAGCTGACCTCCGTCCCAGGATACCTTAATCCCtccagccgcactgaggttttgcAGCTGATTGACAATGCCAGG AAGTCTCACCAGCTGGCAGGTCAGCTGACATCGGAGCAAGATGCCGTGGTCAGCCTGTCCGCATACAACGTCAAACTGGTGTGGCGTGATGGAGAGGACATCATCTTGAGAGTACCCATCCATGACATCGCTGCTGTTTCCTACATTCGAGATGACTCCCTTCACCTGGTGATTTTGAAAACAG cccaaGAACCTGGAGGCTCGCCTTGTCCCAGCACATGTCCGGAGCTGTCGAAGTCACCTACTCTGAGCTCTTTGTCCGAGAGTGGAGCTGTGGAAGTCTGCTGCCTGCTCGTGCTGGCCGTCGAGAACAAG GCAGCAGCAGAGGAGCTCTGTTTGCTCCTGAGTCAGGTCTTCCAGATAGTCTACACAGAATCTACCATCGACTTCCTGGACAGGACCATCGACTTTCTTGACGGAGCTACAACGCCCACTCGACATCTCTCCCTCTATAGCG ATGACTCCTCAAGCAAGGATGTTAAAGAGCCTTTTGAAGGAGGTCCAGGCACCTt CTCGTTTCAGAACTCGGAGACAGCAGGACATTCTCCGTGTTCATCACCATCATCCACACCAGCATCACCACAGGACAAAACAGCCAGCGAGAGTGAACTAAGCACAACAGCAGCAGAACTGCTCCAGGACTACATgaccacg TTGAGAACAAAATTGTCCTCTCAGGAGATTCAGCAGTTTGCCACGCACTTGCATGAGTACAGAAACGGTGCCTCCATTCATGAGTTCTGTATCAACCTGAGACAGCTCTATGGAGACAGCAGGAAGTTCCTCCTCCTCG GTCTTAGGCCCTTCATCCCAGAGAAGGACAGTCAGCACTTTGAGAACTTCTTGGAAACCATTGGTGTGAAGGATGGCCGCGGCATCATCACGGACAGCTTTGGCCGCTACAGACGTACAGCCAGTTCAGCTTCTGACTCGACCACCAATGGCAATGGGGCAGCAGGCGGGTCGGATGAAGGAACGGTGTCCTCCGAGGGTGATGAGTGGGACCGCATGATCTCAGACATCAGCAACGACATTGAGGCGTTAGGGTGCAGTATGGACCAGGACGGTGTGTCACCCTGA